In Dioscorea cayenensis subsp. rotundata cultivar TDr96_F1 chromosome 9, TDr96_F1_v2_PseudoChromosome.rev07_lg8_w22 25.fasta, whole genome shotgun sequence, a genomic segment contains:
- the LOC120268396 gene encoding LOW QUALITY PROTEIN: glucose-6-phosphate/phosphate translocator 1, chloroplastic-like (The sequence of the model RefSeq protein was modified relative to this genomic sequence to represent the inferred CDS: deleted 1 base in 1 codon) has product MISTVNHAAVAVPGVSLGLGRPKSSPPARIPSVASPSNPSSNISLPLRKPLYISNLLNPLAVRSILRCHAYEANRSEIFDFREDAPAEAEETARKVKIGLYFATWWALNVVFNIYNKKVLNAFPYPWLTSLLSVAAGSLIMFISWATRVVEPPQIDSDFLKALLPVAVAHTIGHVAATVSMSKVAVSFTHIIKSGEPAFSVLVSRFLLGEMFPLPVYLSLIPIIGGCSLAAVTELNFNMIGFMGAMISNLAFVFRNIFSKKGMNGKSVGGMNYYACLSILSLLILTPFAIAVEGPQMWADGWQQALSNIGPQFIWWVAAQSVFYHLYNQVSYMSLDEISPLTFSIGNTMKRISVIVSSIIIFHTPVQPVNALGAAIAILGTFLYSQSKQ; this is encoded by the exons ATGATCTCCACCGTTAATCACGCTGCCGTCGCCGTCCCCGGCGTCAGCCTCGGCCTCGGCCGGCCCAAATCGTCCCCTCCTGCGCGCATTCCCTCCGTGGCATCACCGTCCAATCCATCCTCCAATATCTCCCTCCCTCTTCGCAAACCCCTCTACATCTCCAATCTCCTTAACCCTCTTGCCGTCCGGTCCATTCTCCGGTGCCATGCCTACGAGGCCAACCGCTCGGAGATCTTT GATTTCAGAGAGGACGCTCCGGCTGAGGCGGAGGAGACGGCGCGCAAGGTGAAGATCGGACTATATTTCGCTACCTGGTGGGCTCTCAACGTTGTTTTCAATATCTACAACAAGAAGGTGCTCAATGCTTTCCCTTACCCGTGGTTGACCTCGTTACTCTCGGTCGCCGCTGGATCTCTCATCATGTTCATTTCTTGGGCGACGCGCGTTGTGGAACCTCCCCAGATTGACTCTGATTTCTTGAAAGCGCTTTTGCCA GTGGCGGTGGCGCACACGATTGGGCATGTGGCTGCGACGGTGAGCATGTCCAAAGTGGCGGTGTCGTTCACACACATCATAAAGAGTGGTGAGCCGGCGTTCAGTGTGCTTGTCTCAAGATTCTTGCTGGGAGAGATGTTTCCATTGCCAGTTTATCTTTCGCTGATTCCAATTATCGGCGGGTGCTCTCTGGCTGCTGTTACTGAGCTCAATTTCAATATGATTG GTTTCATGGGTGCGATGATATCAAACCTTGCGTTTGTTTTCCGGAATATATTTTCTAAGAAGGGAATGAACGGGAAATCAGTTGGTGGGATGAACTATTATGCTTGCTTGTCCATTTTGTCACTCCTGATTCTCACGCCATTTGCGATAGCAGTGGAAGGTCCACAAATGTGGGCAGATGGTTGGCAGCAAGCACTTTCAAACATTGGTCCCCAGTTCATTTG GTGGGTAGCAGCACAAAGCGTTTTTTATCACTTGTACAACCAGGTTTCCTACATGTCATTGGATGAAATCTCTCCCTTGACATTCAGCATTGGAAACACCATGAAACGAATATCAGTCATTGTCTCTTCCATCATTATTTTCCACACTCCTGTTCAACCTGTCAATGCACTTGGAGCCGCTATTGCCATCTTAGGAACCTTCCTCTATTCTCAG TCCAAGCAGTGA